Genomic segment of Coffea arabica cultivar ET-39 chromosome 1e, Coffea Arabica ET-39 HiFi, whole genome shotgun sequence:
TTTCGTCTGGCCCTCAAATGTCTCCCTCCGCACACCTGCTGACGCGTCTCCCACTTGTCCTCCCAATTTGTTTCTTGCCACTGTAACTCAAGCACTAATTGAAATATCTTCCTATAATTGAAGATTCAGGTTGCTATAATTCTCCATCCACAAGATTTTCCCCCTATTTTCTCCGCTTCTAGCCAAATTTAACGTCATCTCCTCTTCCTATTTTAATGCTTTCTGGAATTTGCCCCCATAAATCTGATCTCTTTTAAGAACCcatcatttttttccccttagaTGGGCTTAAGCATGGCTTAGGTCGAAAACCCAGATtaagaaaaggagaagaaacaaAAACCCATTTGGATTTTGCCTTGGGGTGAAGAAtcgttttgtctttttttttttttccttcctttgatTGTAGTGAGTTGACTCAGTGGTAGAGAGAGATGGCGACGGCGACGACGATGGCTCAGCATGTTATGATTGAGTCGCCCACGATGAATAGGAGGCAACCGTTGTTACCGGGTGGCTCTGCGGCTGCGGCGGCTGCGACTGCGGCGGTGAAGGACGAGAGGGAGTGCCCGAGTGGGAGGACGATAGGGGAAGTTGCAGGTGTGACTACGGCGGAGTGCGCCGCCGTGTGCTGCTGCTGTCCATGCGCGGTGATGCACCTGCTCATCTTGGCCGTCTATAAAGTTCCCAAGGGGCTGTGTAAAAAGGCCTGGAAgaaaaataagaggaaaagattattaaagaaaaagaagaagaatttgGAGGAAAATAAAAGTGGGCCGAATGGCACTCATCATCATGATGATGATGAATCATCATCTGACGATTATGATGATAATCAGAAGGGCGTTGGTGTAATGGACGCCGTTGATCTTGATTCTGAAATGTGGGACCGGTTTTACGGGGCTGGGTTTTGGAGAAGTCATTCTCAAAGGGAAGATTaattgattaatgattttttttcccccaagatttttccctttttctttgagaggtaaattttggggttttttttccgcaaaaaaaaaaggtaagggGATTTTTGGGATGATGAAAAATGAGTAGttggctcaaaaaaaaaaaaagaaaaagaaaaaaagagtagTTGAGAAAGGGATTTGATTGTGATTGATCAAAGATGAGTGGTGGTAGGCGGTTGTGATTTTGTTTGGAGTTCTGAATTTTGATTGATCACTTGTTTTTCTTCAAGGTATGCAATGTATAGGCAACAGGCCAAAAACTTGAAATGTTACGTATATATGGCAACTGTAAAGAGTGAACCGAAAGGTCTTCAAAGGTATTTTCTGTCTTCTTGTTTTATGTAGTGAATGAAGGGCTTCTTTTGCTCTccatcaaaaattcaaaatgcatCTCTTATCCAAAATCTTGCTTtgacattttcattttctttctcaaGTGCCTTTTAGGTATTTCGAGCTTTTTTTTCTGCCAATTTTGATTACGTTTGAGCATGTTGATATCTTATAAAAATTCAACTAGACATCCAAATTATGAAGTTTGATACTCTATTGAAGTGTGAAAATGTGTAGCCtatgcattttcttcttgatttagaCACCCTGCTACTattggtggtttttttttttttttttttttttggtgacaaTCTTTTTGCTAGTTTTAGGTCAAAGGGTTTTCGATATCTCTGATGTTTCATCTTTAATTTACTAGGACTCATTCTTGCTCCTTTTCTGCATTGAGGTAATCCCAAGGTGCAGAGACAATTGCAGTAGGCTATGATTATGAGAATATGATTCTTGAAGCTGTAATTTCTTCTATTGGGGTGGCTCCAAATTTTGTAGTGGATGCTGTTTTGGGGATCTGCCTGTCAAGTTTTCCCATTGGAATAGGGTGGTTAATTGACTAACAAGACATAGATAACAAAGGATCCCCCCTTTTAGTAGTAGAAATCTGTCTATGCTAAACATTTGCAGCAAGggcttttgcttttgttgtggACTTTGTGTCTGTTCTTTGTTGTATCTTTCTTATTTTCAAGTTGCTAAAttgaaaacatgaaaatttaTACCCAAAACTTGTA
This window contains:
- the LOC140010204 gene encoding uncharacterized protein; this translates as MATATTMAQHVMIESPTMNRRQPLLPGGSAAAAAATAAVKDERECPSGRTIGEVAGVTTAECAAVCCCCPCAVMHLLILAVYKVPKGLCKKAWKKNKRKRLLKKKKKNLEENKSGPNGTHHHDDDESSSDDYDDNQKGVGVMDAVDLDSEMWDRFYGAGFWRSHSQRED